GAGTTCATCTTGTCGAACTATATTTCATACAAATACAAATTTATGggactttttaaaataaatatatatattttttgtttgtttatcAAAATGTTCGTCAAGTGTCATGTGATTACAAATTATTTCACTAccatattttatttcattttttgttttttaacaaAGGAACAAAAATAGttgcattatattattattttgttttccaAAGAAAAATTAGTTGCATTATTGTTTGGTCACACAAGTGGAATGGTGGGCAAACTGCGGGAAGTAGGTTAATTCCCACTTCCTGATATCGATGTTCAAAGTGTAtgaataagaaaaataaaatcccaATTTTTTTTAGTTCTTCAGATATTTTTTCTGCGTTTGGAATAAATTTCTTAGAAATAAGTGATATATATTTAAGTTTGTCATAGTTAAGTCTCGAATTTAAGAACTCATCATAGAGCATGAATCTTAGTATCAATGTATTAGTCGGCTCTTTGAGAAATCTTTTTATTGATAACAAAAATATGCAAACTTGCCTATATTATTTATGtcatttcttaaaaaaaaaaagccgATTCTGATTCCGATCATTAGAAGGATGGATGTAATTGTAACAGTGTGTTTGGCAATCAGGATTTGAGAGGATTTTGTGggatttggaattggatttggaattggatttggaaattcaagtatttgaaattccatttggtgtttggtttaaaatttaaaaatggtatTTACAAATCCATTTCTTGTTTGGAGAAAATAGGATTCGaatttggaattttaaaattttactaaattACCCTTAGAAATTTTTGGTGGAGAATGATGTGTTGGATAAAAaagtaattttatgtttttaaaatccaaatcccaccaaatcttatcaaatttgatggGATTTGGATATACTTGTTGAAATCCCATGAAATCCTAAGCAAATCCGAATCATTTTTTATTAACATCTTGTCAAACAGTAAAAataggattttgaaatccaaatcCCATGAAATCCTCTCAAATCCTGGTTGCCAAACACACTGTAAGTGCTTTTGACGGAACCGGAAATTCTGATAATGTTTAATTTATCCTATCCACAATCGAATTGTAAATAGTATGTTAAActcttaaattttaaaatcctcacattatatttaataataaataataaataatttaacataaaataaatttcaagaTGTTTCccaaaaaaagttttaaaatttaaaaaatatataagtaaataaaatcaaattcaatgatcaaaattattttttaaaaaataaaaaattttaaaggtTAGGTGATTTTGGTAATTCAGCACTTCTCCCCCTGACACTGTGATAGAGTGAGAACTACACGAGCCTGCCACTTTCTTGCGATGTCTCCCTCTCTTTAGTTCACATGCACTCATTCCACTTCGCTTCATCATTGAGCAGAAGCCTGCCTCTTCAAGAATTCCACTTTTTCAGAAACAGAACCAAATCCAATCGTTGATTCTGCCCAAACCCCTCTACTCTTGTTTTCGTTTTATCCCATGTTAATCGATTATTGGATACAGACAGACATGTCGTCTCTTTAATGTAGTGTTACGCTCGCTTTCTTTGCAATCGTTCTTTCTGGGCTGAACTATATTTATAtttgtatgtatgtgtgctTTGTTTTTTGACCTGTGAATGGCTGCAAGTTATCGAGAACGGAGCGAAAATGGCAACGGGAAGGAGGTCAGCAGGCAAGATATTCAAGCAGCTATTGCTAAAGCTGTGGAGCTCAGGGCGCTTCACTCCGCTTTAATGCAGGGAACTAGTCCTAAAGACGTGAGATTCCTTTCTGCATCCCCTGTTTCTCGCCATGCTCCACAGTTCTCTGCGAGAGATTACCCTGTTTTTACCCCTGTAAGTTCAgtcttctaatttttttaaggTTTCGTAATTTGGAGATTGGAGCTCTGAGTTTGATAATTTTCGGGGTTGGTTTTTGGCTGtgatttgtcgttttatgagtTAGCTTCCCCTAAAGTGTCGTTAGCTATGGCTTCGAAGTGGGTGCTTGATTACTAGATTAAAATATGATAGAATTCTTGTAACTTGGCTTTTACTCTAAGTCGGGGATCAAGCATTGCTTGTAAATGAAGACTGTGCAGGTAAAATGTCAGCTTTAATCTTGGTTTGATCTATCTTGAAAGGGGTGGTTCCAATTTTTCATTAAGGGTTCCCATATTCGTTCACTTTTTTTGGATGTTAAATAGAGATATTCAAAACATGCATGGCTTTGTCATTATAGACCGTTTAAGTTCAAATGACTAGAAATTTTTTCTTGATAGTcattgacaatatcaaatattgACAGAGTTATGAAGATGAACCTTTACCAGGGTATCAGAAAATTCTGCTGGATAATCGAAATTACGCAGGGAGTTGGGGAGAACAAGCTTTAAGTGGTGGAAATGCAGATGAAACAGAAGCATCAGATTACCGCACGATGAATGCATCTTTTATAAAAGGGTTGCCTTTCGCATTAATGAATTTGGAGGGACACCTATGCCCTTCAGAAGATCAAAATTCCATGGCAGGTTACACTAAGTCTAGGAAAAGCAGCTTAGGGGACTTAAAATCACTCACATCTTGCAACAATTGCCGGCCTGCATCCATAAGTAGTGAACCCGTTGGCATATCCAAGAATGATAAGAAGTCTAAAACTAATGTTCCGTCACCTGATTTGCGCTCTTCTGTTCATTCGCAACCAGGAAATAAAGGGATGAAGTTTTCATGGTGGTTCCCTAAGCTAAAGAAGAAGAATAGAAATGATAGTGCGCCTATTCAGCCACAACCCACTGAAGTTTCCCAAGTTCTTAGTGACTTGGGGACGGTATCAATCGAGGCGCTGAAGAAAGAGGTAGCAGAAGCTAATAAAAGTAGAGACTCCGCATTGGTTGAAGTTTCTGATATGAGGGCATCATTAGGGGAACTAAGTCAGAAGTTAGAGTATTTAGAGACTTTTTGTGAGGAACTTAGAAAGGCCTTAACACAAGCTGTGGAAGTAAATAATTCTCGATCAGATGAAACCATTAAGAAGCTTTCGAAACGAGGATCTTTTGATGGGAGTGCAGAAAACTTGATGCCGGTGAGTGAGGAAGCAATGGTGGAAGGATTCTTGCAGATTATATCAGAAGCAAGATTATCTGTTAAGCAATTCTGCAAAATTCTGATAGGGCGGATTCAAGATAGTGATCACACTCTAATGGATAATCTGAACTCGATTCTTCATCCTTACAATCTGTCTCTAAATTCAAAACACTCCAAAGCTGTGCTATACCATTTAGAAGCTGTCATAAACCAATTCCTTTACCAAGATTTCGAGAACTGTGTATTTCAAAGAAATGGTACTCCAAAGTTCTTGGATCCCCAAGAAGACCGGCGAGATAAGTTCCAATCCTTTGTTGCACTGAGAAATCTACGATGGAATGAAGTTTTGAGAAAAGGGACCAAATATTACAGTGAAGAATTCAGtaaattttgtgatcagaaAATGAGTGGCATAGTTGCCAGTTTAGGTTGGACCAGGCCATGGCCTGAGCAGCTTCTGCAAGCATTTTTTGTTGCCGCAAAGTGCATATGGTTGGTTCATTTGCTCGCCTTCTCATTTGATCCGCCTTTGAGTATATTGAGAGTTGATGAAAACTGCCCTTTTGAGGCTCGCTACGAGGAAGATGTTTTTGCGGATAGGCAGAACATTCAGGGTCTTAACCGAGTCCAAATCATGGTAACACCTGGTTTTTATGTGCATGATAGAGTTGTCAGGTGTAAAGTTCTTTGCAGATATAAATCCATTGCTTGATTAGCAGGGTGCTTCACTTATTTTTTTGCTCCCTTGAGTTCTGTAAGTTATGGGTAAATTAGCGGTAATTTGTGGTCTGTGTTTAGAGGTTCTTTTTTTAATTACTTCAAAAGTTTGGTGAGtacattttaaaattgaatttgGGTGCTGAGTATTGGGGAAAAAGTGCAAGTGTTGGTTCAACCTCTAATAATTTACCAAAACATTCCAAATCtcttacctttttcatgaaacAAATATATACAACAGCAACTAATATAGAAAGTTAACGGACTTGATGTTGGAACACAATGGCCCCAAAAATAGCTGGTTGCCGTAGAAAGATTAAATACACCCCAGCagcagaaataccatcttatgaAGCAAAGTATTTCAGAATATCATCAAACATTAAATCGTATTCACCGTTATCAAATGAACTTGTGCTATCAAATGGATTGTATCCTCCGGGTGACAGCGTGAGAGAAGATGGAAACAGTTCACTGTCTGGACGGCCAGATTCATTAAAGAATTTGCCTTTCACATCATCAGGGAACTCTCCTCCAGAGATATCATTCCCATTTCTAGGTGACACTGGTAAATGGAATCCTAAATCCTCTGTTCTTGATTGTATCTCAGTAAAAGCTGCCGCAGGCTGCTGATTTTGAAGTTCAATAGCAACTGATGGATCATGTGAAAGAGATAGCATTCCATGTTGCGGTTCAGAATTTTGAGGTCCCTGAGGTATAATAGAACCTTGAGGTTCTGGCTGGCATACAGAATTCACTGGTCCCTGGGCTTGAAATTTGTGGTGCGATACAGCACTATGTGTGTTCTTGCAAGAATCTTCAGGCTCAAGAATTGATTGAGAACCATTCGTACTTTGAGCCTCTGAATAATGCAAAGAAGCATTATCTGGGATCACACTCGTAACTGCTCTAGCAGCGCTTACATTTGGGCATTTTCTTTTACGGGATTTTTCTACTTTCTCTTCATTGTTGACATATTGAGAAGTCAAATAAACAGGAGTCTCGCTAGGTACATTTGCAGATTTATTCCACCAATTGACTTTAGATGAAACAGAAGCCATACAGTCATCAGCATCATAATCATTATCGCTTTCAATACAAGGTTTCTTCTTACGTCCAAGACTTTCTGAAGGTGCCTCACTAATACAAGAAGAACCATTTTCATACTTAAGCAAGGTTTCCTCTCGGCTCAAAACAGATAACCATATCAAGCTCTCTTTTGCAGTCATCTTATCCTGTAATAACTTCGACCGACTGATCAGCCTCCTGATCTTTCCAATTTCAGGAGACATGTGCTTTATAACACCAGTCAATACCCCAACTTTCCAAATCTTTTTCAGATCATGTGGCTTCCTATACGAAGGAGTTTGACCCTTGGGCAATCCCAATCTCATCCACCATTCCTCGTTCCCTGATGGCCACCAAGGCGGCGGAACACCCTTCTCCAATGGATACTTCCGCTGTGGTGGATCACAATGTTGCATCAAGGAAGATAGGAGAGATCCCAATGTTGAATCCTGCAAGTCTTGAAGAACACCTGACAAGATCCCCTTATCATCTTTACCTCCATCAGCCACATGATGGGATTCAATTTCATACTTAGCAATTGCCGCAGGGCCATTTTTGTCGAACTTAACCTTTTCTTTCCACCAAGCTCGTATATTATCTGATGCACCACTTACTGGTTTACCACTCTCGGGGATGATACCATACACAAATCCACGAGCATTGCAGACTTCCATAAGCTTCAACATGTACTTCAAAATCCCATCCTGTGCTCGCGCCATCTTCTTTCTACAGGCTTGATTCATCGTCGACTTCGCCTTCTGCTTCTTTGCAGCTTGCTGTGCAGTGAGTATCTTCCTTTCCCtgatccttttgagtttcacaCGATCCTTCCACATTCGTGTCTCGAGTTCTTCCGCCTCAATCTCCTCGTCACTAACATCCTCCTCTATAACATCATCACCTCTAATACCATCAACTTCAATATCCGAGCTGTTGTTCCATGTaatttcattcaaatatatataaatcacaTTTCGGTCCAATTAATTTACCAAATAAAAACAGAACACAAAATGAAAGGACAGACAAAATGGGAACTAAACATCATCTCTTCCACAATGTAGTCAATTATGAACCTAACCATCTTCAATAGATCGTTaatgaagaaattttttttttttaacgcaAAGTCGCCCCTTGATAAGTTCATCGTCTGCCCCTACTTATGCATGATACAGGGAATATTCATATGAATCAAAAACCCTAAAACACCTCGACGTTCCACAATAAATTCAAGCATGAACACAAAACAATAGAAACCTAAACTAAAAAGACTCAGCATTTTGCAGAACTGCGAtacgaaaaaaaaaaagaagagaaaacaAACCTGATATCAATTCCCAAATCTTCCACCACAGCCATTTCAATGTCCTCCTAAAAAACCCATGTACAATTTGGCGTAAAAAATGGTATAAAAAGAAGACAAACAAAGCAGAAATGAAGTATAGTCGGTATCGTCTGCAAGTAAAACTTCAATCAATCTCGCGGAAATCACCAACTTTTGCTTCAAATTGACCGTAAAATTAATGATACATATCCAATTAGGAAGCAATTGTGTCTACTCTTACTAGCTCACGCATCAAGAAAAAATCGTTTTTCCTTTCGGAAAACACAAAACAAAATCGTGTTTCATATTATATTTCTtgctaattaaaaataaaatctctaggacaatattatttttcaatactAAATTTTAGATAATACTAAGTTTGTATTTAATATGaataatgatatttttttaataaagaaTAAAGTATGTAAGTATATTTTATTTCCAATTTTATACTCTTTTTCTCAGAGTtgaaactaattttaa
This Primulina eburnea isolate SZY01 chromosome 2, ASM2296580v1, whole genome shotgun sequence DNA region includes the following protein-coding sequences:
- the LOC140823250 gene encoding IRK-interacting protein-like gives rise to the protein MAASYRERSENGNGKEVSRQDIQAAIAKAVELRALHSALMQGTSPKDVRFLSASPVSRHAPQFSARDYPVFTPSYEDEPLPGYQKILLDNRNYAGSWGEQALSGGNADETEASDYRTMNASFIKGLPFALMNLEGHLCPSEDQNSMAGYTKSRKSSLGDLKSLTSCNNCRPASISSEPVGISKNDKKSKTNVPSPDLRSSVHSQPGNKGMKFSWWFPKLKKKNRNDSAPIQPQPTEVSQVLSDLGTVSIEALKKEVAEANKSRDSALVEVSDMRASLGELSQKLEYLETFCEELRKALTQAVEVNNSRSDETIKKLSKRGSFDGSAENLMPVSEEAMVEGFLQIISEARLSVKQFCKILIGRIQDSDHTLMDNLNSILHPYNLSLNSKHSKAVLYHLEAVINQFLYQDFENCVFQRNGTPKFLDPQEDRRDKFQSFVALRNLRWNEVLRKGTKYYSEEFSKFCDQKMSGIVASLGWTRPWPEQLLQAFFVAAKCIWLVHLLAFSFDPPLSILRVDENCPFEARYEEDVFADRQNIQGLNRVQIMVTPGFYVHDRVVRCKVLCRYKSIA
- the LOC140823251 gene encoding ETHYLENE INSENSITIVE 3-like 3 protein, with product MAVVEDLGIDISSDIEVDGIRGDDVIEEDVSDEEIEAEELETRMWKDRVKLKRIRERKILTAQQAAKKQKAKSTMNQACRKKMARAQDGILKYMLKLMEVCNARGFVYGIIPESGKPVSGASDNIRAWWKEKVKFDKNGPAAIAKYEIESHHVADGGKDDKGILSGVLQDLQDSTLGSLLSSLMQHCDPPQRKYPLEKGVPPPWWPSGNEEWWMRLGLPKGQTPSYRKPHDLKKIWKVGVLTGVIKHMSPEIGKIRRLISRSKLLQDKMTAKESLIWLSVLSREETLLKYENGSSCISEAPSESLGRKKKPCIESDNDYDADDCMASVSSKVNWWNKSANVPSETPVYLTSQYVNNEEKVEKSRKRKCPNVSAARAVTSVIPDNASLHYSEAQSTNGSQSILEPEDSCKNTHSAVSHHKFQAQGPVNSVCQPEPQGSIIPQGPQNSEPQHGMLSLSHDPSVAIELQNQQPAAAFTEIQSRTEDLGFHLPVSPRNGNDISGGEFPDDVKGKFFNESGRPDSELFPSSLTLSPGGYNPFDSTSSFDNGEYDLMFDDILKYFAS